A single genomic interval of Oncorhynchus mykiss isolate Arlee chromosome 13, USDA_OmykA_1.1, whole genome shotgun sequence harbors:
- the LOC110494877 gene encoding zinc finger protein 501 has translation MDPHISVKDEPTSDDDVTHSWCNPVQPSQMDYSHEGAVDKSGLEPDDLPGLSEARKPTFNVIVKEEEEDEDDEEDMVDRGSDTNYTPSPAVVVKVGEPKAPKNKNTVKKLHQCPDCGKTFERLSRLKRHEPSHLRKSKHPCPDCNQSFGNLSVLKKHRATHKSTEKPTHQCQQCGKTFEKLSRLRRHQPVHQRRKRMDHPCPKCGKTFKKLSGLVRHERGHTGEKPFPCSQCGKSFADDRHRKVHEQAHQGKLERPHRCADCGICFPKPSELRRHQRAHTGEKPHRCPNCGKAYSRSETLKRHLLIHTGERPHLCTDCGKSFIDLQQLKSHQRIHTGEKPFHCPVCGKGFSQRGNMRAHHRTHTGEKLHHCADCGASLSTSSSLKEHQLIHTGERPFQCLVCGKRFLHIWRLRKHQKTHTHTHTHTHTHTHTHTHTHTPD, from the exons GTGCTGTTGATAAGTCTGGGTTGGAACCAGATGACCTTCCAGGCCTCAGTGAGGCAAGAAAACCAACATTCAATGTGATtgtcaaagaggaggaggaagatgaggatgatgaggaggacaTGGTTGACCGAG GTTCAGACACCAACTACACACCAAGTCCCGCTGTGGTAGTGAAGGTGGGAGAACCCAAAGCACCAAAGAATAAGAACACAGTAAAGAAACTCCACCAGTGCCCCGACTGCGGTAAAACCTTTGAGAGGCTGTCGCGTCTGAAGAGGCACGAGCCGTCACACTTGAGGAAGAGCAAGCACCCGTGCCCCGACTGCAACCAGTCTTTTGGCAACCTCTCAGTCCTGAAGAAACACAGGGCAACACACAAGAGCACCGAGAAGCCGACTCACCAGTGTCAACAGTGTGGCAAGACGTTTGAGAAGCTGTCGCGCCTCAGAAG GCACCAGCCCGTACACCAGAGGAGAAAGAGGATGGACCACCCGTGTCCTAAATGTGGCAAGACCTTCAAGAAGTTATCCGGCCTGGTTCGGCACGAGCGAGGacacaccggagagaaaccgTTCCCTTGCTCCCAGTGCGGGAAGAGCTTTGCCGACGACCGTCACCGGAAAGTGCACGAGCAGGCTCACCAAGGGAAGCTGGAGAGACCCCACCGCTGTGCTGACTGCGGGATCTGCTTCCCCAAACCATCCGAGCTTCGGCGGCACCAACGCGCTCACACGGGAGAGAAACCGCACCGCTGCCCTAACTGTGGGAAGGCCTATTCCCGGTCAGAGACTCTGAAGAGGCACCTTCTCATCCACACGGGGGAGAGACCTCACCTCTGCACTGATTGTGGGAAAAGCTTCATTGACTTGCAGCAGTTGAAATCTCACCAGCGgattcacactggagagaaaccattCCACTGCCCCGTGTGTGGGAAGGGTTTCTCACAGAGGGGTAACATGAGGGCACACCATCGgactcacacaggggagaaacttCACCACTGTGCCGACTGCGGGGCCAGTCTCTCCACATCTTCTAGTTTAAAAGAGCATCAgctcattcacacaggagagaggcccTTCCAGTGTCTGGTCTGTGGCAAACGCTTTCTGCACATCTGGAGACTCAGAAAACaccagaagacacacacacacacacacacacacacacacacacacacacacacacacacacacacacacacaccggactaA